The following are from one region of the Tachysurus fulvidraco isolate hzauxx_2018 chromosome 15, HZAU_PFXX_2.0, whole genome shotgun sequence genome:
- the LOC113639465 gene encoding BAH and coiled-coil domain-containing protein 1 isoform X12: MESRDFGAPTHLLSERGALVHRAASRITSSGHGTVQHAAAFPPGKYYPSHLPMSTHSGSGLMGNSSASFMGTFLASSLGSSPSHPPHPSRPPSSPSSPPCRGGPHSTASQIWFPHSHEAAPGYPRFSGSLAHTFLPISHLDHHANSGVLYGQHHFYDTQKENFYLRSLPSQPPLISANHSIPPMSRTEPGNTQVSCSRDTGSAVNLHKSLKEASIDKGMVSGTKDKERPSSKHDSKDRHSHNQHPQPQHLHSHQPQHHSHHPSTMDNLNAMERHKASLLMEYKDHSQSMSKPLSACLLNGKMQNGDSRAEVGSKGSMPSCGGESMGRGPGDSTNAQARHMGNSSTGRCTKEAVSGEMRISEQPPPDCVERGQVLHQSLSYSVPPPLPVGSATGGGHPGSFHCLQFHTGHPHHTQHPHHSHHSHHHPDFFCPPPPAPITNSSLHEKGVGSSGAREPKATRPTFVPSVGHLGEKAGGPFQLGNPECQGVAGGGSSTKEKAMEKTSGGVGHSGNWHRKHQEHQHQQQQPAPQKQHPYRKAEKAPDWMHNNDHHLQQQQQSHPRQHQAVRSHSADCINGIDTEVYRSALTQEPKTGHLLTHLSNVNPQSFRDCSHSGSTPNSSPLAKTISQQGPGSGGGSCSMQREGQKVARIRHQQHGRTGSGAPSAELGQTSNSQEMKRKMDMSPYGYNNSSQHHSHQQSPVPPWAMHPHHIHLEEDQRRVYMESVSGPASVRQQPHQHQSAGMGPPPAPAQNQQEVLGPQGEGSAMKNLLKYSNQQQPLLLSQKTPFGGLGSIKMGPNSTNCTLQSVKTTLPSRKVITSESERHDCGGRSREIGEVAHGEGEVRQPPVGIAVAVARQKEPTCRPPDNHPSSCQGRIHSGMKGASRPMYPTDSSREEDRKRMNGEHMGISGGHPCLDREQESFIRDNKERVEFARIHPSNSCRGDIPSHLMVPSGTSLQSGQLGDPAAHAHSAHHHWMPRTASPSLWMTGHSYGISHTSLHQNLPPGFSATMPAPLQPVLPLPQDPSAQLVVLPTEPTSHPATHHLDVMEQPGLWPPVYRARGPPSHMQHPAVYSRSQFLRQQELYALQQHQQLQHQQHPGHQQLPQPPQQHRGAHSIEPQHRNTHNQMQKKPEDHGACAVDLQDILSEPRNPKATKSYTFGSSNRATSPPRASAAHMSPCCQSPCMHPHPKSTPSTPCPVPSPAATVPCSPAISPAPSQLPNITETQDKRAKGQPPQDYPQTMEPDLPPGYSYPAITMGYRSGPSSQDVQLAEPAELEAIPVEPVEHAPAPMSSIGEGPECHAIVRPITESQLPLDKKSEEEQAQEQAQAALEQNGEPDTVGCSVPVEHEQAQGEAAMLSCHPEESSVCEAAPCPGSWLEEAVHKDSTIVCQEDGDLLEKENVVSELNAQTATVPEHTCVPLNPADLQPSTGTEVVAKEIEKEAQEEDCVQIISPPSSPTSLTPFSQPIVPSYWSLELLIAAAFCGDCPPPSPPVSTTSQGCAVPFYSSTYGMELLSELADLERQQEHHSTDKNEGQEQLIFDLQSFATLAVARALELDSKANSIADAVKQCPAKRTLNLRRKCNWTPRHEPVCPVKGGMDAIDSQELAIRVRLADLQRRYKEKQKELVKLQRKHDHQKEETPRSPARRGPGRPRKRKSNGLGPMAPPESQKKVKSVGVVLLTEESGRGGGDLMKKRRLSNRSFGRLGAVQVTVSSSVKMQSSQKSSLHEHHITQLKSKTAVSKTIRERETLGSSHLYTSQRSPKADSRLSNMTANESEGQSDTGSGDSGTQESWKGLMNSKKKSEAALNRLSACVQQPQAKGQDATEEGETFAEDTESSEQEEEEAEGSYNIDASHIMKVPPSRELPSSSILKDPSPSSVVKLEVNQKAKNKRERQELYGSQLWSNAEGEVKVKKRPHCRSVPDNTTKTLGVRRRPGRPRLQEKLWAGHYRKPAGLLSFSSTSERLRRATRKSSMLRGVLSKKSCWSTVVQSPQSDDTCKRRTRFRQVHKQSKGRAVSRLLESFAADDGFQLGGDSSFSDEDEENSSSSTRRSPAPPNCILTKDMLIEGLKILISKEDELLYAARVRTLDLPDIYSIVIDGERGNRPRIYSLEQLLQEAVLDVRPETEAVLTEGTRVCAFWSERSRCLYPGYVRRGGSNDECKPGGVMVEFDDGDRGWISLRNIRLLPPGYQIHLDTESSPTLVSSGRLDKLVSCQDGRSSQIARSSEKTTNTEEAKTTEKPIRKPGRPKGSGMKRFASDSVSKTSSSPLTWPSLAQPRKRSSVNLFQLNGSASKKTMKNREAVFPHPSVSVTSSAKCIFNSRSFEVDSFSSIANGYSSFCSQTSGMPVDGRSSPYGQGRKSEESDIPRGRKNEFLIKLDHEGVMNPKNKSSKAMLMLGGSGFGSKGIGASPKPEAYSHPVLLVKDKRKGDSSRAELLPIQRKPSPTLLMSKHGDMGLSCHRDCHSSYSDMDEEDEEEEERRRRSDSVLGPASGGMRMAGRFLPHLSVSSSSSGSSSSSSSGSISSSSICSSDNDSSYSSEDDENSTLLLQSCLTPHHSLLHPHKAPTGPTQHSFVAKAMAVSSTKGGNVDSAVRKPLKRKECLSSSTKPSKDLVKRQKLLADHSRPKLSSCMPARQLWRWSGNPTQTWAKREST; the protein is encoded by the exons CAGCCCCAGGGTACCCACGCTTCTCAGGAAGTCTAGCCCACACATTCCTTCCTATAAGTCATTTGGATCACCATGCCAACAGTGGGGTTCTCTATGGTCAACACCATTTTTATGACACCCAAAAAG AAAACTTCTACTTGAGAAGCCTTCCTTCCCAACCTCCACTCATTTCAGCCAATCACAGCATTCCGCCCATGTCAAGGACAGAGCCAGGGAACACCCAGGTTTCTTGCAGTAGAGACACAGGAAGCGCTGTAAACTTGCACAAGAGTCTTAAGGAAGCCAGTATAGACAAAGGCATGGTCTCAGGAACAAAGGACAAAGAAAGGCCCAGCAGTAAGCATGATTCAAAAGATCGCCACTCCCATAACCAACATCCGCAACCCCAGCACCTCCACTCACACCAGCCTCAACACCATTCTCATCACCCTTCCACTATGGACAACTTGAATGCCATGGAGAGGCACAAAGCTTCCTTACTTATGGAGTACAAGGACCATTCACAGAGCATGAGTAAACCTCTTAGTGCCTGTCTACTTAATGGAAAGATGCAGAATGGAGACTCTCGGGCTGAGGTTGGGTCCAAAGGATCCATGCCTAGTTGTGGAGGAGAGAGCATGGGTAGGGGTCCTGGAGACTCAACAAATGCACAAGCCAGACACATGGGTAACAGCAGTACTGGGCGCTGTACTAAAGAAGCTGTGAGTGGTGAGATGAGAATCAGTGAGCAGCCCCCTCCTGACTGTGTAGAAAGGGGTCAGGTGTTACATCAGTCGTTGTCCTACTCTGTGCCTCCTCCTTTGCCTGTGGGCTCAGCAACTGGTGGGGGGCATCCAGGCAGCTTTCACTGTTTACAGTTCCATACTGGTCATCCACATCACACCCAACACCCACACCACAGCCATCACTCCCACCATCACCCGGATTTTTTCTGCCCCCCTCCTCCTGCCCCAATAACCAATTCTTCCTTACATGAAAAGGGGGTTGGCAGCAGTGGGGCAAGAGAACCCAAAGCAACCAGACCCACATTTGTACCATCTGTGGGCCACCTTGGGGAGAAAGCTGGAGGTCCCTTTCAACTGGGAAACCCTGAATGTCAGGGTGTGGCTGGTGGGGGAAGCAGTACCAAAGAAAAGGCAATGGAAAAGACAAGTGGGGGTGTGGGGCATTCTGGGAACTGGCACCGAAAACATCAGGAGCATCAACATCAACAGCAGCAGCCTGCACCACAAAAGCAGCATCCCTACCGAAAAGCAGAAAAAGCCCCTGACTGGATGCACAACAATGATCACCACttacagcaacagcagcagagCCATCCTCGGCAGCATCAGGCTGTGCGCTCTCATAGTGCAGACTGCATCAATGGCATAGACACAGAGGTGTATAGATCCGCTCTGACACAGGAGCCCAAAACTGGCCATCTGTTAACTCATCTTAGTAATGTTAATCCACAATCCTTTAGGGATTGCTCACATTCTGGGTCAACTCCAAACTCCTCACCCCTTGCAAAGACCATATCGCAGCAAGGGCCTGGTTCTGGAGGTGGGAGCTGCTCCATGCAGAGAGAAGGCCAAAAGGTAGCCCGTATCCGCCACCAGCAGCATGGCAGAACAGGTTCAGGTGCTCCCTCAGCAGAGCTGGGGCAGACCAGTAACAGTCAAGAGATGAAGCGGAAAATGGACATGTCTCCGTATGGTTATAATAACAGTTCACAGCATCATTCACATCAGCAATCACCTGTGCCACCATGGGCAATGCACCCCCATCATATCCACCTGGAGGAGGATCAGCGCAGGGTTTACATGGAGTCTGTCAGTGGACCTGCCAGCGTTAGGCAGCAGCCCCATCAACACCAGTCGGCTGGAATGGGTCCCCCACCTGCTCCTGCACAGAACCAGCAGGAGGTTTTGGGTCCACAGGGAGAGGGTAGTGCCATGAAAAACCTTCTTAAGTATAGCAACCAGCAGCAGCCTCTTCTTCTGTCCCAGAAAACCCCATTTGGTGGACTGGGAAGCATCAAAATGGGACCTAACAGCACAAACTGCACCTTGCAGTCTGTCAAAACAACCCTGCCTTCCAGGAAAGTCATAACCAGTGAGAGTGAACGCCATGACTGTGGAGGACGAAGCAGGGAGATTGGGGAAGTAGCTCATGGTGAGGGGGAGGTGCGGCAACCTCCTGTGGGTATCGCAGTTGCTGTGGCGCGGCAGAAAGAACCAACTTGCAGACCTCCTGACAACCATCCAAGCAGCTGCCAGGGTCGGATCCACTCTGGTATGAAAG gcGCTTCACGGCCCATGTATCCCACAGACTCATCCAGAGAGGAGGACAGAAAGAGAATGAATGGGGAACACATGGGCATCAGTGGGGGTCATCCATGCCTGGACAGAGAGCAAGAATCATTTATCAG GGACAACAAGGAAAGGGTTGAATTTGCAAGGATCCATCCCTCCAATAGTTGTCGTGGTGACATTCCCTCTCATTTGATGGTGCCTAGTGGAACGTCCCTTCAGTCAGGCCAATTGGGAGACCCTGCTGCACATGCACACTCGGCACACCACCACTGGATGCCTCGCACAGCAAGTCCTTCCCTTTGGATGACAGGCCATTCCTATG GAATAAGCCACACCAGTCTCCACCAGAATCTTCCCCCTGGTTTCTCTGCAACTATGCCTGCTCCACTCCAGCCTGTATTGCCCCTGCCTCAGGACCCTTCCGCCCAGCTAGTTGTGTTACCTACTGAGCCTACTTCCCATCCAGCCACGCATCACTTAG ATGTGATGGAGCAGCCGGGTCTATGGCCTCCAGTGTACAGGGCCCGGGGGCCTCCCTCCCACATGCAGCATCCCGCTGTGTACTCTCGCTCCCAGTTTCTAAGGCAACAAGAACTGTATGCACTCCAGCAACATCAGCAGCTGCAGCATCAGCAACATCCTGGCCATCAGCAACTGCCTCAACCACCACAGCAACACCGAGGAGCACACAGCATAGAGCCTCAGCACAGAAATACTCACAACCAG ATGCAGAAGAAACCTGAGGACCATGGTGCATGTGCTGTGGACTTACAGGACATCCTCTCTGAGCCCAGGAACCCCAAAGCTACCAAGTCGTATACCTTTGGCTCTTCGAACAGGGCTACATCGCCACCCAGGGCCTCTGCCGCACACATGTCGCCATGTTGTCAGTCACCATGTATGCATCCTCATCCAAAAAGCACACCCTCCACCCCTTGCCCTGTCCCAAGTCCTGCTGCTACTGTGCCCTGCTCCCCTGCTATTAGCCCAGCTCCATCACAGCTACCCAACATAACAGAAACTCAGGACAAGAGAGCAAAGGGCCAGCCACCACAAGACTACCCTCAGACTATGGAACCAG atcTTCCACCAGGATACAGCTATCCTGCAATCACCATGGGATACAGAAGTGGGCCCTCATCACAGGATGTACAACTAGCTGAACCAGCTGAGCTCGAAGCCATTCCAGTTGAGCCAGTTGAGCATGCTCCAGCCCCTATGTCCAGTATTGGGGAAGGGCCAGAGTGCCATGCAATAGTAAGACCCATCACAGAGTCTCAGCTGCCACTGGATAAAAAGAGTGAGGAAGAGCAGGCACAAGAGCAGGCACAAGCTGCACTGGAGCAGAATGGAGAGCCGGATACAGTGGGCTGCTCTGTGCCTGTGGAACATGAACAAGCACAGGGAGAGGCAGCAATGCTCAGTTGCCATCCTGAAGAGTCATCAGTCTGTGAAGCAGCACCGTGTCCCGGTAGCTGGTTAGAGGAAGCAGTACATAAAGACTCGACCATAGTCTGTCAGGAGGATGGTGACCTTCTTGAGAAGGAAAATGTTGTTTCTGAGCTGAATGCACAGACGGCCACAGTTCCCGAACACACATGTGTTCCACTTAATCCAGCTGACCTCCAACCCAGCACAGGCACTGAGGTAGTGGCAAAAGAGATAGAAAAGGAAGCTCAGGAGGAAGACTGTGTCCAAATTATCTCTCCTCCATCATCTCCTACCAGTCTCACTCCATTCTCACAGCCAATTGTGCCAAGTTATTGGAGCCTGGAGCTCCTGATTGCCGCCGCTTTCTGCGGCGACTGCCCTCCCCCCTCCCCACCTGTTTCCACCACTTCTCAGGGCTGTGCTGTCCCCTTCTATTCCAGTACATATGGCATGGAGCTCCTCAGTGAGCTGGCTGATCTGGAGCGCCAACAGGAACACCACAGTACAGACAAAAATGAAG GACAAGAGCAACTGATATTTGACCTCCAGAGTTTCGCTACCTTGGCAGTGGCTCGTGCCCTGGAGTTGGACTCCAAGGCAAACAGTATTGCAGATGCTGTGAAGCAGTGTCCAGCCAAAAGAACCCTAAACCTGCGGCGAAAATGCAATTGGACTCCTCGCCATGAGCCT GTGTGTCCTGTGAAGGGTGGTATGGATGCTATAGACAGTCAGGAATTGGCTATACGAGTGAGGCTGGCAGATTTGCAACGACGCtacaaagagaaacagaaggagTTAGTCAAGCTTCAGAGGAAGCATGACCACCA GAAAGAGGAGACTCCTCGAAGTCCTGCACGTCGGGGCCCTGGACGACCACGAAAGCGGAAATCAAACGGTCTAGGGCCCATGGCTCCCCCTGAATCCCAAAAGAAAGTCAA GTCTGTGGGGGTGGTGCTACTGACAGAGGAGTCAGGAAGAGGAGGTGGGGATttgatgaagaagaggaggctGTCCAACAGGAGCTTTGGTCGTCTTGGAGCTGTACAGGTTACTGTCTCTTCCTCA GTTAAGATGCAGTCCTCTCAAAAGAGCAGCCTCCACGAGCACCACATAACACAGCTGAAGTCCAAAACTGCTGTCAGTAAAACCATCCGGGAGCGAGAAACCTTGGGGTCTTCTCACTTGTACACTTCTCAGCGCAGCCCAAAAGCAGATTCCAGACTCTCTAACATGACGGCCAACGAGTCTGAAGGCCAAAGTGACACAG GAAGTGGAGACAGCGGCACTCAGGAGAGCTGGAAGGGCCTGATGAATAGTAAGAAGAAAAGCGAGGCAGCTTTAAATCGACTTTCAGCCTGTGTGCAGCAGCCTCAGGCCAAAGGACAGGATGCAACAGAGGAAGGGGAAACCTTTGCAGAGGATACAGAGTCCTCTGAGCAAG AAGAGGAGGAAGCAGAAGGCAGTTACAACATCGATGCAAGCCATATCATGAAAGTCCCACCCTCCAGGGAGCTCCCATCCAGCTCCATCCTAAAAGACCCCTCCCCTTCCTCTGTTGTGAAACTGGAAGTCAATCAGAAGGCAAAGAATAAAAGAGAACGGCAGGAGCTGTATG GGTCCCAACTTTGGTCGAATGCAGAAGGTGAGGTGAAAGTAAAGAAAAGGCCCCACTGCAGGTCAGTGCCAGACAATACAACTAAGACCTTGGGGGTGAGGAGGAGACCAGGTCGTCCAAGACTACAGGAAAAGCTGTGGGCCGGTCACTATCGGAAACCTGCAGGCCTCTTGTCTTTCTCCAGTACCAGCGAGAGGTTGAGGCGAGCCACACGGAAGAGCTCCATGCTCCGTGGAGTGCTTAGCAAG AAGAGTTGTTGGTCAACTGTGGTCCAGTCTCCTCAGAGTGATGACACCTGTAAACGGCGGACCAGATTTCGACAGGTGCATAAACAA tctaaaGGGCGCGCAGTCAGTCGTCTATTGGAAAGCTTTGCAGCAGACGATGGCTTCCAGCTGGGTGGAGACAGCAGTTTCtctgatgaggatgaggagaacTCTTCGTCAAGCACCAGACGTTCTCCCG CTCCTCCAAACTGTATACTGACCAAAGACATGCTGATTGAAGGACTGAAAATCCTCATCAGTAAAGAAGATGAGCTTCTGTACGCCGCCCGTGTGAGAACTCTAGATCTGCCTGACAT cTACAGCATTGTTATcgatggagagagaggaaacCGCCCCAGAATCTACTCCCTGGAGCAGCTCTTGCAGGAAGCA GTTTTGGATGTGCGTCCTGAAACAGAGGCAGTGCTGACCGAGGGGACGAGAGTGTGTGCCTTCTGGAGTGAGCGCTCACGATGTCTTTACCCAGGCTATGTGCGCAGGG GTGGCTCTAATGATGAGTGTAAGCCAGGTGGAGTGATGGTAGAGTTTGATGATGGGGACAGAGGATGGATCTCTCTCCGTAACATTCGTCTCCTTCCACCTGGATACCAGATTCATT TAGATACTGAGTCCAGTCCAACTCTGGTTTCCAGTGGTCGATTAGACAAGTTAGTTTCATGTCAGGATGGAAGAAGCTCACAGATTGCAAGATCCTCTGAGAAAACAACTAACACAGAGGAAGCCAAAACCACAGAAAAGCCAATAAGAAAACCAG GGAGACCTAAAGGTTCAGGAATGAAGAGGTTTGCCTCTGATAGTGTCTCCAAAACCTCATCATCTCCCCTTACCTGGCCATCATTAGCTCAGCCTAGAAAGAGGTCATCTGTCAATTTATTTCAACTTAATGGTTCAGCATCCAAGAAGACAATGAAGAACAGAGAGGCAGTGTTTCCTCATCCTTCAGTCTCTGTGACATCATCAGCCAAATGCATCTTCAATAGCAGGTCTTTTGAGGTGGACTCTTTCAGTAGTATTGCTAATGGCTACTCATCTTTCTGCAGCCAGACATCTGGCATGCCTGTAGATGGCAGAAGCAGCCCCTATGGGCAGGGCAGAAAGTCTGAGGAATCGGACATTCCTCGAGGAAGGAAAAATGAATTCCTGATCAAGCTGGATCACGAAGGAGTAATGAATCCCAAAAACAAGAGCAGCAAGGCTATGCTAATGTTAGGAGGTTCTGGATTTGGATCTAAAGGTATAGGTGCTTCACCCAAGCCTGAAGCATATTCCCACCCAGTTCTGTTGGTAAAGGACAAACGGAAGGGAGACAGTTCTCGGGCAGAGCTCCTACCAATCCAGAGAAAGCCATCCCCAACTTTGCTAATGAGCAAGCATGGAGACATGGGCCTTAGTTGCCACAGGGACTGTCATAGCTCTTATTCAGACATggatgaggaagatgaagaagaagaggaaaggaggagaagaagtgATTCAGTTCTGGGCCCAGCCTCTGGTGGCATGAGGATGGCTGGTCGTTTTCTCCCCCACCTCTCTGTTTCCTCATCTTCTTCAGGGTCATCTAGCTCTTCTAGTTCAGGTTCTATTTCCAGTTCCAGCATCTGCTCATCTGACAATGACTCCTCCTATAGTTCTGAGGATGATGAGAACTCCACACTGCTCTTACAGAGCTGCCTAACACCACATCACTCCCTGCTCCATCCCCATAAAGCTCCAACTGGACCCACACAGCATTCATTTGTGGCCAAAGCTATGGCTGTCTCTAGCACCAAAGGTGGGAATGTTGACAGTGCTGTCCGCAAGCCCCTAAAGAGGAAAGAGTGCCTCAGTTCATCCACCAAACCATCCAAAGACCTGGTCAAGAGACAAAAGCTTCTGGCTGACCATAGCAGGCCCAAATTGTCTTCTTGCATGCCAGCAAGGCAACTGTGGAGATGGTCCGGGAATCCCACACAG ACGTGGGCTAAAAGGGAAAGCACGTAA